One genomic region from Labeo rohita strain BAU-BD-2019 chromosome 7, IGBB_LRoh.1.0, whole genome shotgun sequence encodes:
- the LOC127168152 gene encoding uncharacterized protein LOC127168152 isoform X2 yields the protein MNKREFKSLLFLLGFFSVQTKAGREVNMATWGRASQSSLYRNWHAQNALDGRNYTCSHTASQSDPWWTLDLLKSYSVSRVTITNRLDCCEQRIKGAEIRVGNDSTNVFSNPVCTVVSTIPAGATNSYSCQGMEGRYVTVNIAGTSKILTLCEVRVYVMFPDNLATGRTVTQSSTYGTWFAEHAIDFSPDSSMFWSSCSSTDVQTNPWWMVDLHYIYRVSRVVITNRLDCCPEQINGAEIRIGNSLENNGNNNPLCTVISSIPAGVSSTYLCNNMEGRYVNLFIPGDSKILTLCEVEVYGEGVLFSQTFVTVKLKSSLSLSEPDLRVQLLSQLQTALAKRGMSDVTLQWSHKQKVMWKEAAQSECVHTNTGKLKRSVDFELKQLK from the exons ATGAACAAGAGGGAATTCAAGAGTCTGTTGTTTCTACTGG GGTTTTTCTCAGTCCAAACGAAGGCAGGAAGAGAAG TGAACATGGCAACTTGGGGCAGAGCCAGTCAGTCGTCACTATATAGAAACTGGCATGCACAAAACGCTCTGGATGGGAGAAACTACACCTGTAGTCATACTGCATCACAAAGTGACCCGTGGTGGACACTGGATCTGCTGAAGTCGTACAGCGTGAGCAGAGTGACCATCACTAACAGACTTGACTGCTGCGAACAGAGGATAAAGGGGGCAGAGATTCGGGTTGGAAATGATTCTACAAATGTTTTCAGCAACCCAGT ATGTACTGTGGTTTCTACTATTCCAGCAGGAGCTACGAACAGCTACTCGTGTCAAGGGATGGAGGGACGTTATGTTACTGTGAATATCGCTGGAACTTCAAAGATTCTCACTCTCTGTGAAGTGAGAGTCTATGTGATGTTTCCAG ATAATTTGGCAACAGGACGAACCGTCACACAGTCATCAACCTATGGCACCTGGTTTGCTGAACATGCCATTGACTTCAGTCCAGATTCCAGTATGTTTTGGTCATCATGTTCCTCAACCGATGTTCAGACTAACCCATGGTGGATGGTGGATCTGCATTATATTTACAGAGTAAGCAGAGTTGTCATCACAAACAGACTAGACTGCTGTCCAGAACAAATAAACGGAGCTGAGATCCGCATCGGAAACTCTTTGGAGAACAACGGCAACAACAATCCCCT ATGTACTGTGATTTCTAGCATTCCAGCTGGTGTTTCTTCCACCTACCTATGTAACAACATGGAGGGTCGATATGTGAATCTGTTCATCCCTGGAGATTCAAAGATTCTTACTCTGTGTGAGGTGGAGGTCTATGGAGAAG GT GTCCTTTTTTCCCAGACCTTTGTGACGGTGAAGCTGAAGTCCAGTTTGAGTCTGTCTGAACCTGATTTGAGAGTTCAGCTCCTGTCACAG CTGCAAACTGCTCTGGCTAAACGGGGGATGTCTGATGTGACGCTGCAGTGGTCTCATAAACAGAAAGTGATGTGGAAGGAAGCTGCACAAAGTGAATGTGTTCATACAAACACTGGAAAACTGAAAAGGAGTGTTGATTttgaattaaaacaattaaaataa
- the LOC127168152 gene encoding fucolectin-1-like isoform X1, translating into MNKREFKSLLFLLGFFSVQTKAGREVNMATWGRASQSSLYRNWHAQNALDGRNYTCSHTASQSDPWWTLDLLKSYSVSRVTITNRLDCCEQRIKGAEIRVGNDSTNVFSNPVCTVVSTIPAGATNSYSCQGMEGRYVTVNIAGTSKILTLCEVRVYVMFPDNLATGRTVTQSSTYGTWFAEHAIDFSPDSSMFWSSCSSTDVQTNPWWMVDLHYIYRVSRVVITNRLDCCPEQINGAEIRIGNSLENNGNNNPLCTVISSIPAGVSSTYLCNNMEGRYVNLFIPGDSKILTLCEVEVYGEGPFFPDLCDGEAEVQFESV; encoded by the exons ATGAACAAGAGGGAATTCAAGAGTCTGTTGTTTCTACTGG GGTTTTTCTCAGTCCAAACGAAGGCAGGAAGAGAAG TGAACATGGCAACTTGGGGCAGAGCCAGTCAGTCGTCACTATATAGAAACTGGCATGCACAAAACGCTCTGGATGGGAGAAACTACACCTGTAGTCATACTGCATCACAAAGTGACCCGTGGTGGACACTGGATCTGCTGAAGTCGTACAGCGTGAGCAGAGTGACCATCACTAACAGACTTGACTGCTGCGAACAGAGGATAAAGGGGGCAGAGATTCGGGTTGGAAATGATTCTACAAATGTTTTCAGCAACCCAGT ATGTACTGTGGTTTCTACTATTCCAGCAGGAGCTACGAACAGCTACTCGTGTCAAGGGATGGAGGGACGTTATGTTACTGTGAATATCGCTGGAACTTCAAAGATTCTCACTCTCTGTGAAGTGAGAGTCTATGTGATGTTTCCAG ATAATTTGGCAACAGGACGAACCGTCACACAGTCATCAACCTATGGCACCTGGTTTGCTGAACATGCCATTGACTTCAGTCCAGATTCCAGTATGTTTTGGTCATCATGTTCCTCAACCGATGTTCAGACTAACCCATGGTGGATGGTGGATCTGCATTATATTTACAGAGTAAGCAGAGTTGTCATCACAAACAGACTAGACTGCTGTCCAGAACAAATAAACGGAGCTGAGATCCGCATCGGAAACTCTTTGGAGAACAACGGCAACAACAATCCCCT ATGTACTGTGATTTCTAGCATTCCAGCTGGTGTTTCTTCCACCTACCTATGTAACAACATGGAGGGTCGATATGTGAATCTGTTCATCCCTGGAGATTCAAAGATTCTTACTCTGTGTGAGGTGGAGGTCTATGGAGAAG GTCCTTTTTTCCCAGACCTTTGTGACGGTGAAGCTGAAGTCCAGTTTGAGTCTGTCTGA